The following are encoded together in the Vicia villosa cultivar HV-30 ecotype Madison, WI unplaced genomic scaffold, Vvil1.0 ctg.000779F_1_1, whole genome shotgun sequence genome:
- the LOC131631136 gene encoding uncharacterized protein LOC131631136 gives MGGVSQIFYQYRFLRGDNPDKFIQVEIKDDEDMQNMFANHEYSGYDCTELYVTLPEVQPTQMVESQVIDALEDEQAEVDVVDEEEEAPEIEVDNLVNEESEDEPEVVVPRDQVHMPPAHMRNLNFDGDDEPSTDIFYDPYTQTDQRLKVGDRFRSKEACIMAIKRLRMANNVDFRVDRANVERYKIYCRNTDCGFRLHASYRKRSDSRVIGYISQDHTCVNTNVSQDHRKLSYDIICQEILPLVEKDPSLKVKTIISHIVATYNYTPSYRKAWLAKTKAIEIVYGNWEDSYKRLPHFLYALQIYAPGTVTILETLPAQSPDGTSLQGNVIFHRLFRAFRPCVQGFSYCKPILQIDGTWLYGKYKGTMLMAVAQDGNSNIFPVAFALVKGETAGGWGFFLRNLRTHVAPQPGLCLISDRHAAIESAYNNPTNGWQNPTSTHVYSANPDAGKWIDNLAREKWTRSHDNGKRWGHMTTNLVESMNGVFKGIRHLPITALVEATYYRMASLFARRGERWSAVLESGQTFSVKETIDHNEGLPRQQYRVLIEEGWCDYGKFPAFQMPCSHVIAACSYAHQDPLALLSPIHKADTLLGVYNNSFQVMAKEDYWPAYEGDVVWHNDNMRGKKRGHPNSTRITTEMDHEKMIRKCSICREVGHNRNTSPNRGSNSTNN, from the exons ATGGGTGGTGTATCCCAAATTTTTTACCAATATCGATTTCTTCGTGGGGACAACCCGGATAAGTTTATCCAAGTTGAGatcaaagatgatgaagacatGCAGAATATGTTCGCTAATCACGAGTATTCTGGTTACGACTGCACAGAACTCTATGTTACTCTACCAGAAGTTCAACCCACACAAATGGTTGAGTCACAAGTCATTGATGCACTTGAAGACGAGCAAGCAGAGGTCGACGttgtagatgaagaagaagaagcaccggaAATAGAAGTTGATAACTTGGTCAACGAGGAAAGTGAAGATGAACCGGAAGTTGTTGTACCACGAGATCAAGTGCATATGCCTCCAGCGCACATGAGGAACTTGAATTTTGATGGGGATGACGAACCATCGACTGATATTTTCTATGATCCATACACTCAAACAGATCAACGGTTAAAAGTAGGAGACAGATTTCGTTCAAAGGAGGCATGTATCATGGCCATAAAAAGATTACGTATGGCAAACAATGTTGATTTTAGAGTTGATCGCGCCAATGTTGAGAGGTACAAAATTTATTGTAGAAACACTGattgtggattcaggttgcatgcatcatacaggaagagaagtgattCAAGGGTTATAGGATATATTTCCCAAGATCACACGTGTGTTAACACAAATGTTTCACAAGATCACCGTAAGCTAAGTTATGACATTATTTGTCAAGAAATCTTGCCTCTAGTTGAAAAAGATCCATCGTTAAAGGTGAAAACGATAATCTCTCATATCGTTGCAACATACAATTACACTCCGTCTTATAGAAAGGCGTGGCTGGCAAAGACCAAAGCGATCGAAATTGTGTATGGAAATTGGGAGGATTCGTACAAACGACTCCCACATTTCTTATATGCGCTTCAAATTTATGCTCCTGGAACCGTTACTATTTTAGAGACCCTTCCGGCGCAATCTCCAGACGGAACGTCCCTTCAAGGAAATGTGATATTCCACAGGCTTTTCCGGGCTTTCCGCCCATGTGTTCAAGGATTTTCATATtgcaaaccaattcttcaaatagaTGGAACTTGGTTGTACGGAAAATATAAAGGCACCATGTTGATGGCTGTGGCTCAAGACGGAAATAGTAACATCTTTCCTGTTGCGTTCGCTCTTGTGAAAGGAGAAACTGCTGgaggttggggtttctttctcaGAAATCTTCGGACACACGTTGCCCCCCAACCTGGACTTTGCTTGATTTCAGACAGACATGCTGCCATTGAGAGTGCGTACAACAATCCAACAAACGGGTGGCAAAACCCAACATCAACGCATGTTTACT cggcaaatccagatgcaggcaaATGGATAGACAATCTTGCTAGAGAGAAATGGACCAGATCACACGACAACGGGAAGCGATGGGGGCACATGACTACGAATCTTGTGGAGTCTATGAACGGGGTATTTAAGGGCATTAGACACCTTCCGATCACTGCCTTGGTGGAagcaacatactataggatggCTTCTCTTTTCGCAAGAAGAGGTGAGCGTTGGAGTGCAGTTCTAGAATCCGGACAA ACCTTCAGTGTTAAAGAAACGATTGACCATAACGAGGGCCTTCCGAGACAACAATACAGGGTTCTTATAGAGGAAGGGTGGTGCGATTACGGAAAGTTTCCAGCCTTTCAGATGCCATGCTCTCatgtaattgcagcatgttcGTATGCGCATCAAGATCCGTTAGCACTTTTATCTCCCATTCACAAGGCGGATACCTTGCTCGGAGTGTACAACAACTCATTTCaagtgatggcaaaggaggattattggcctgcgtATGAAGGGGACGTGGTTTGGCATAATGATAACATGCGAGGAAAGAAAAGAGGTCACCCGAACAGCACCCGGATCACAACCGAGATGGATCATGAGAAAATGATACGAAAGTGTAGCATATGTCGTGAAGTCGGGCACAATAGAAATACCAGTCCTAACCGTGGATCAAATTCCACCAACAATTAG